ATCGGCAAATTCGTCGATAAAGCTCTGCTTGAATCCCGCCTCCGCCCAGTTGTTGAAGATAAATCCCAGGTTGGAAAACCCGCATTCCTGCAGGAACAGGAACCCGTTGATGTCATCTTCATGCCCGCACAACGGGCAGGTGAAGTTGTCGGTGTGGCCGGGCATCCAGTCTTCCAGGCTGTCGAACAGCGCTTCGCCGACTTCCTTCAGGCATTCCGGGCAGCCGGCTTCTTCGAGAAAGCCCTTGGCCGGCGTGTAGATGCAGCGCTTGTAGATGATTTCCAGGCCGTTGATCGGCTCGTTGAACGGCAACGCCTCGGGGTGCAGCACCACCGCGCGGGCACCGTCGGCCAGGGCATAGCCCATGCGGTTGCCGGTGCGCCCGCACGTGGTCAGTTCTTCCTTGACGATGTTCTTGCGCACCAACCAGCGCACGATCGCCCGGGCGCGGGGTTCGTGGACGGGCAAGGTGGAGATTTTCGGGACAAGGATGCTTTGGGAATTCATGGGAGTCCTGCGGTGTGACCACTGGCGTCATCGCGGGCAAGCCCGGCTCCCACCAATTTGACTGTGTTCACAAATCAAAATGTGGGAGCGGGCTTGCTCGCGAAGAGGCCCTGAAGGCTGGCAGCTTAATCCCTGAAAAAATCAGGTCAAGCACTCAAATACCGTGCAATCAACGCAATCCCGCTCGCCAGCACCAACCAGGTCACCACCCTTACAAATGCCTCACGGGACATCCGCATCGTTAGCCTGCGCCCGCACCACAGCCCCAGCGCCATCGCCGGCAACAGGCAAACCGCCAACATCAATAAGGG
Above is a genomic segment from Pseudomonas azadiae containing:
- a CDS encoding sugar ABC transporter ATPase, whose amino-acid sequence is MNSQSILVPKISTLPVHEPRARAIVRWLVRKNIVKEELTTCGRTGNRMGYALADGARAVVLHPEALPFNEPINGLEIIYKRCIYTPAKGFLEEAGCPECLKEVGEALFDSLEDWMPGHTDNFTCPLCGHEDDINGFLFLQECGFSNLGFIFNNWAEAGFKQSFIDEFADWLDQKIAWVKVEL